In a single window of the Borrelia puertoricensis genome:
- a CDS encoding BlyB family putative holin accessory protein yields the protein MTLDISSLNTALNAIETLFSTLSNFEDGSFNVNAHKIFMLLNEVYTEYRIIFTKNMERLENALTPQIQEALTPINNKIQEFIEKVNNNPENMRLPKWEGTKESYSKEL from the coding sequence ATGACTCTTGACATTAGTTCATTAAATACTGCTTTAAATGCAATAGAAACATTATTTAGTACACTGTCTAATTTTGAAGATGGCTCTTTTAACGTGAATGCTCATAAAATATTTATGCTACTTAATGAAGTTTACACAGAATACAGAATTATTTTCACTAAAAACATGGAAAGATTAGAGAATGCATTAACGCCCCAAATCCAAGAAGCATTAACTCCTATTAATAACAAAATACAAGAATTTATAGAAAAGGTTAATAATAATCCTGAAAACATGAGATTGCCAAAATGGGAAGGAACAAAAGAATCATATTCAAAGGAGTTATAA
- a CDS encoding plasmid maintenance protein, which produces MYNNKEEDKNNIKSIEKLQVEKYAKKCNFKSNAFLSILDLEVDKDFKIQSFKAIKTAENNVYKHIDRIKSNNNKLKSKQKELSKILDETKANLKNEGYDSKQLENQIQNVYEQYKNKPHFIIEKNKYSDLKKIIGKLKKSVERVKSNTKKDKRDIRDNIFSILIDQLKHKVRIEMFIPLLKEYLGKQERLDYGKVFNNQYYYDFLDLIKNDQKYLNDNEFKQVIN; this is translated from the coding sequence ATCTATAATAATAAAGAAGAAGATAAAAACAACATAAAATCTATAGAAAAATTACAAGTAGAAAAGTACGCTAAGAAATGCAATTTTAAATCAAATGCTTTTCTCTCTATTTTAGATTTAGAAGTGGACAAAGATTTTAAGATTCAATCATTTAAAGCCATCAAAACAGCTGAAAATAATGTGTATAAACACATAGACAGGATTAAATCAAATAACAATAAACTTAAAAGCAAACAAAAAGAATTAAGTAAGATACTAGATGAAACAAAAGCCAATCTAAAGAATGAGGGATATGACAGTAAACAATTAGAGAACCAAATACAAAATGTATATGAACAATATAAGAACAAACCCCACTTTATCATAGAAAAAAATAAATACAGTGATTTAAAAAAGATAATAGGAAAACTTAAGAAGTCAGTTGAGCGTGTTAAATCAAATACTAAGAAAGATAAAAGAGATATTAGGGACAACATCTTTAGCATACTCATTGATCAATTAAAGCATAAAGTAAGAATTGAAATGTTTATACCATTATTGAAAGAATATTTGGGTAAACAGGAAAGGTTAGATTATGGAAAAGTATTTAATAATCAGTATTACTATGATTTTTTAGATTTAATAAAGAATGATCAAAAATACCTGAATGATAATGAATTTAAACAGGTTATTAATTAA
- a CDS encoding anti-CBASS protein Acb1 family protein, producing the protein MQTENKGTNLYYFDELKKRSNKICPLELYKYSLVFRNYIENPAEDALKNGIHLESLDNISESEIARLKRELKDALLNLIISYRFNGAGYILVLTRDELTELEEEVNSELPIGFKYLDFNLVKDPGIYDQYITYTVKEGNTSYSLVKIHKSRVIIFDNYDYILKRYIPCYSESFLLNIYLLEKIYTQIDKRIETHNFLFYKDEALVGLQDALSNATASLNSLTHRNNSNNGLFAGLFQRQRQDNNSISDLKSINDSLSREIERLKSSLNNEGIFYTSTTDASLEVIKYDLTYLKEALALVKAKIGADTKEPLTRSFNEQTKGLGNDGKGDRSNYYDFLKGIQEAVEIAVNIKLSRYFGLEMKFNSLVMLSEEERVDRDLKLIEFFGKYSELINKSVLSKDEISTLKEKLFSI; encoded by the coding sequence ATGCAAACTGAAAATAAAGGAACAAATTTGTATTATTTTGATGAACTAAAGAAACGATCAAATAAGATCTGTCCTTTGGAATTATATAAATATTCGCTTGTTTTTAGGAACTATATAGAGAATCCTGCTGAGGATGCACTGAAGAATGGTATTCATCTTGAAAGTTTAGATAATATTAGTGAATCTGAGATAGCAAGACTTAAAAGAGAGCTTAAAGATGCTCTTTTAAATCTTATAATTAGTTATAGATTTAATGGTGCAGGATATATTTTAGTTCTAACTCGTGATGAACTGACAGAATTAGAAGAAGAAGTAAATTCTGAATTGCCCATTGGATTTAAATATCTAGATTTCAATTTAGTTAAAGACCCGGGCATTTATGACCAGTATATTACTTACACAGTAAAAGAAGGAAATACTTCTTACTCTTTAGTTAAGATACATAAGAGTAGGGTAATAATTTTTGATAATTATGATTATATCTTAAAACGTTACATACCATGTTATAGTGAAAGTTTTTTACTTAATATTTATCTACTTGAGAAAATTTATACACAGATAGATAAGAGAATAGAGACACATAATTTTCTTTTTTATAAAGATGAAGCATTAGTTGGACTTCAAGATGCACTATCAAATGCAACTGCATCATTAAACAGCTTAACACATAGAAATAATAGTAATAATGGATTATTTGCAGGTCTATTTCAAAGACAAAGACAGGATAATAACAGCATATCTGATCTTAAGAGTATTAATGATAGTCTCTCAAGAGAAATCGAGAGATTAAAGTCAAGTTTAAATAATGAAGGAATATTTTACACTTCAACAACAGATGCATCATTAGAAGTGATCAAATATGATCTTACGTATTTAAAAGAGGCATTGGCATTAGTAAAAGCTAAGATAGGAGCAGATACAAAAGAGCCACTAACTCGAAGTTTTAATGAACAGACTAAAGGTTTGGGAAATGATGGGAAGGGAGATAGATCCAATTATTATGATTTTCTTAAAGGAATACAAGAAGCAGTAGAGATTGCTGTCAATATTAAACTATCTAGGTATTTTGGTTTAGAGATGAAATTTAATTCTCTTGTTATGCTTAGTGAAGAAGAGAGAGTAGATAGAGATCTCAAATTAATAGAATTTTTCGGTAAATATAGTGAACTTATAAATAAAAGTGTTTTAAGCAAAGATGAGATATCAACGCTAAAAGAAAAATTATTTTCAATTTAG
- a CDS encoding YqaJ viral recombinase family protein, with amino-acid sequence MTKTNEQKSEEGMQQFDLYRQMVFKGFESFAYQSQENLKGKQKQLSKISRVGRKLPKIGKNEYFKFNSKVDFSVQRESLKRMGASEVGSMFIGADSLEKLMLERVLKAIGREIPFEDNLSMRKGKILESLGFDEFVRMNVDNIEVLHKNKYANGIDKYNYFKKVEGCETLVGSTIDGWFVNIAGEAELLEIKISDNFYLKNAAIEYNKTGNFLEDKYFFKYYVQVQMQLLCTGLDKGNLFFIIGGEAINCVIDKSDDFISYIMTEVSRFRGEVSSIAQSLKFKSDIDIKNIDLDELSDIISREGF; translated from the coding sequence ATGACAAAAACAAATGAACAAAAATCAGAGGAGGGGATGCAACAATTTGATTTGTACAGGCAAATGGTATTTAAGGGTTTTGAATCATTTGCATATCAGAGTCAAGAAAATCTTAAAGGTAAACAAAAACAGTTAAGTAAAATAAGTAGAGTTGGACGTAAATTACCAAAAATTGGTAAGAATGAGTATTTTAAGTTTAATAGTAAGGTTGACTTTAGTGTGCAAAGAGAATCGTTAAAGCGTATGGGAGCTAGTGAAGTTGGAAGCATGTTTATTGGAGCTGATTCTTTAGAGAAATTAATGCTAGAGCGAGTACTTAAAGCTATAGGAAGAGAAATACCATTTGAAGATAATTTGAGCATGAGAAAGGGAAAGATATTAGAATCTTTAGGATTTGATGAATTTGTTCGTATGAATGTGGATAATATTGAGGTGTTACATAAAAATAAATATGCAAATGGTATTGACAAATATAATTACTTTAAAAAAGTTGAGGGCTGTGAGACATTAGTTGGTTCAACAATTGATGGATGGTTTGTAAATATTGCTGGAGAAGCCGAGTTACTTGAGATCAAAATTAGTGATAATTTTTACTTAAAAAATGCAGCTATTGAATACAACAAGACTGGTAATTTTTTAGAAGATAAATATTTCTTCAAGTATTATGTTCAAGTACAAATGCAGCTACTGTGTACAGGTTTAGATAAGGGAAATTTATTTTTTATCATAGGTGGAGAAGCTATAAACTGTGTAATTGATAAGAGTGATGATTTTATTAGTTATATAATGACTGAAGTTTCAAGATTTAGGGGGGAAGTTAGTAGTATTGCCCAGTCTTTAAAGTTCAAGAGTGATATTGATATTAAAAATATTGATTTAGACGAGCTTAGTGATATTATAAGCAGGGAGGGTTTTTGA
- a CDS encoding DUF261 family protein, with translation MRITQNNPNLVSAVRQWGCYFLSLHYYVSVFKKLQFSVLDINRNYHNFVKSGCMRSNCYILNPCAVLRRFDISASVRWEGPAYRCLDGEFEISEVKIKNTPGYHFIATNLSSVLYDSLSLKERGIGV, from the coding sequence ATGAGAATAACGCAAAATAATCCAAATTTAGTCTCAGCAGTACGTCAGTGGGGATGTTACTTTTTATCTCTTCATTATTACGTATCAGTTTTTAAAAAGTTGCAGTTTAGTGTTCTTGATATAAATAGGAATTATCATAACTTTGTTAAGTCAGGGTGTATGAGAAGTAATTGTTATATTCTAAATCCATGCGCTGTACTGAGACGGTTTGATATCAGTGCAAGTGTGAGGTGGGAGGGCCCTGCTTACAGATGTTTAGATGGAGAATTTGAGATAAGTGAAGTTAAAATTAAAAATACACCAGGATATCATTTTATAGCAACTAATTTGTCTTCTGTGCTTTATGATTCACTCTCTCTTAAAGAGCGAGGAATTGGAGTATAA
- a CDS encoding DUF226 domain-containing protein, whose protein sequence is METVKPIVFKAYYIEFRFKKGSIFCYIQGIYYLLKSEKLKTTYCKLTLEPFKSLLSLCQFQIAMH, encoded by the coding sequence ATGGAGACAGTTAAGCCTATAGTATTCAAAGCTTACTATATAGAGTTTAGATTTAAAAAAGGTAGTATCTTTTGTTATATTCAAGGAATTTATTATTTACTTAAAAGTGAAAAGTTGAAAACAACATATTGTAAACTAACGCTCGAGCCTTTTAAGTCTCTTCTTTCACTTTGTCAATTTCAGATTGCAATGCATTAA
- a CDS encoding Mlp family lipoprotein: MNKINFILILLLLISSCEYEHGNATPKSRVKRNFEEQSEVQKTPEDALREKLNETQKTNLDFLKEALGNDSIFNKILSHDESKIKEALDHINTELAKCTGENASQQKETFKQVVKGALNGGENLDNFKNQASSTCGQEQGVK; the protein is encoded by the coding sequence ATGAATAAAATTAATTTTATTTTGATTTTATTATTACTAATTAGTAGTTGTGAATATGAGCATGGAAATGCTACACCTAAGAGTAGAGTTAAAAGAAACTTCGAAGAACAATCAGAAGTACAAAAAACACCTGAAGACGCATTAAGAGAAAAGCTAAATGAAACTCAAAAAACAAACCTAGACTTTTTAAAAGAGGCTTTAGGTAATGATTCTATTTTCAACAAAATTTTAAGTCATGATGAATCTAAAATAAAGGAAGCACTTGATCACATAAATACTGAACTTGCAAAATGCACAGGTGAGAATGCTAGCCAGCAAAAAGAAACTTTTAAACAAGTAGTAAAGGGTGCTCTTAATGGTGGTGAAAACTTAGATAATTTTAAAAACCAAGCATCAAGCACTTGTGGACAGGAGCAGGGGGTTAAATAA
- a CDS encoding DUF603 domain-containing protein, translating to MNRVKKSFDDYVVYFREGKLNDAGIAKELGVSRVNVGKMRRKWEALKDDPEYITGAAKLTICEDTLNNILFHASQSTAQARDLKSQFSMAKSMLGLEFINSFSRYLELELKTHNYKIEELESQISNLYKKTLSKKVAHSEEESRELEELKLKLDELKRERELKKMSLCYKTMLKLKATDTDVRSKLQI from the coding sequence ATGAATAGGGTAAAGAAATCGTTTGATGATTATGTTGTGTATTTTAGAGAAGGGAAGCTTAATGACGCTGGTATAGCAAAAGAGCTTGGAGTTAGTCGTGTTAATGTAGGAAAGATGAGACGCAAATGGGAAGCGCTTAAGGATGACCCTGAGTATATTACTGGTGCTGCTAAGCTTACTATTTGTGAAGATACTTTAAATAATATCTTATTTCATGCATCACAAAGTACAGCCCAGGCGCGTGATCTTAAAAGTCAGTTTAGTATGGCTAAAAGTATGTTGGGACTAGAATTTATAAATTCATTTAGTCGTTATTTAGAGTTAGAACTTAAAACTCATAATTACAAAATAGAAGAACTCGAGTCTCAAATTAGCAATCTTTACAAGAAGACTTTAAGTAAAAAAGTTGCACATTCAGAAGAAGAGAGTCGTGAGCTTGAAGAGTTAAAACTTAAACTCGATGAGCTTAAAAGGGAGAGAGAACTTAAGAAGATGTCACTATGTTACAAGACAATGCTAAAGCTTAAAGCTACTGATACAGATGTGCGCTCTAAATTACAAATTTAA
- a CDS encoding DUF1357 family protein, producing MEKESDVNTEEVVIQTNDNSSSDKFKRISQEEFEEYMQLKEKVTREDERVNKLSINDRIARELANAEDRERAEKQLLLEAEKINEIDQLAKAHLSKHFDKDTLLSKGYSLKEIMQAQRRELVRKFVPKEQIKAISKLDNFEHLDGEILEQLVSLAKVNISMRKRAVSNIDSKHGDIISKIENRISLLDSGFSPVNFDEFNISVANAYKDRIHEFYNLKEKKTA from the coding sequence ATGGAAAAAGAGTCAGATGTAAATACAGAAGAAGTAGTAATACAGACTAATGATAATAGCTCTTCTGATAAGTTTAAACGTATAAGTCAAGAAGAGTTTGAAGAGTATATGCAGCTTAAAGAAAAGGTAACTCGAGAAGATGAAAGGGTTAATAAATTAAGTATAAATGACCGAATTGCACGTGAACTTGCAAATGCGGAAGATAGAGAGCGAGCAGAGAAACAGTTACTCTTAGAAGCAGAGAAGATAAATGAAATTGATCAATTAGCTAAAGCACATTTAAGCAAGCATTTTGATAAAGATACTCTTCTTTCTAAAGGTTATTCACTGAAAGAAATAATGCAAGCACAAAGAAGAGAGTTAGTGAGAAAATTTGTTCCTAAAGAACAAATAAAAGCTATTTCCAAGCTAGATAATTTTGAACATTTAGATGGAGAGATATTAGAACAACTTGTATCTTTAGCAAAAGTGAATATAAGCATGAGAAAACGTGCTGTAAGTAATATTGACTCTAAGCATGGTGATATTATCTCTAAAATAGAGAATAGAATATCATTATTAGATTCAGGGTTTTCACCAGTTAACTTTGATGAATTTAATATTTCTGTTGCCAATGCTTATAAAGATAGAATACATGAGTTTTATAACCTTAAAGAGAAAAAAACAGCTTAA
- a CDS encoding chromosome replication/partitioning protein — protein MDIKINKRVLKDNGSYVINDGALNYYNSLKEKLKINSKKEIYCKLETLKILKEIKDNQYYKLDGYKSFDAFSKDFRLARAQVYNYLKIANAIEEGIIEEEFLIKNGILETLVILRNKETKTIKKSRQNPIKPLRFQLKNQDSYDFYKKNAKFTGFLMDKLFRDKKDLLEEVMKEYKEFKG, from the coding sequence ATGGATATAAAGATAAATAAAAGGGTTTTAAAGGATAATGGAAGTTATGTTATTAATGATGGTGCATTAAATTATTACAATTCTTTAAAAGAAAAATTAAAAATTAATTCTAAAAAAGAAATTTATTGTAAACTAGAAACATTGAAAATTTTAAAAGAAATAAAAGATAATCAGTATTATAAGTTAGATGGTTATAAAAGTTTTGATGCTTTTTCTAAAGATTTTAGACTTGCAAGAGCCCAAGTTTACAATTATTTAAAGATTGCTAATGCAATAGAAGAAGGAATTATAGAAGAAGAATTTTTGATAAAAAATGGAATATTAGAAACATTAGTCATACTAAGGAATAAGGAAACTAAAACAATAAAGAAGTCAAGACAAAATCCAATAAAACCCTTAAGATTTCAGCTTAAAAATCAGGATAGTTATGATTTTTATAAAAAAAATGCTAAGTTTACAGGGTTTTTAATGGATAAATTATTTAGAGACAAAAAGGACTTACTAGAAGAAGTTATGAAAGAATATAAAGAATTTAAGGGATAA
- a CDS encoding DUF226 domain-containing protein — protein sequence MEDLYKFGIYKSIKSMFFISFRGLFNQNKIEYFHLFPIKEGDKFLGIFYRYRKPIKNIVMKYEENGVIKTSTFSKVYYIEFRFKKGSVCCYLKGISRLLKKEKFDTKYYSSLITTLLTLEKEVYEFYGKKLPGGGLITKWIEKSLK from the coding sequence ATGGAAGATTTATACAAATTTGGGATTTATAAAAGTATAAAAAGTATGTTTTTTATTTCATTTAGAGGACTGTTTAATCAAAACAAGATAGAATATTTCCATTTATTTCCTATAAAGGAAGGAGACAAATTTTTAGGAATTTTTTATAGATACAGAAAACCAATAAAAAATATTGTTATGAAATATGAAGAAAATGGAGTAATAAAAACATCTACATTTTCAAAAGTTTATTACATAGAATTTAGATTTAAAAAGGGTAGTGTTTGTTGTTACCTTAAAGGGATATCTCGTTTACTTAAAAAAGAGAAGTTCGATACAAAATATTACAGTTCTTTAATAACAACACTTTTGACTTTAGAGAAAGAAGTATATGAATTTTACGGGAAGAAGTTACCAGGAGGAGGTCTTATAACTAAATGGATAGAAAAAAGCCTAAAATAA
- a CDS encoding BlyA family holin, whose protein sequence is MDHFTLTKLSEISELLININEIKLIVIATFILGIGLIFKPVIKDIISLLATKFKRKHKGKD, encoded by the coding sequence ATGGATCATTTCACTTTAACTAAATTGTCTGAAATATCAGAACTTTTAATTAATATCAATGAAATTAAATTAATTGTCATTGCCACTTTTATTTTAGGTATAGGACTTATCTTTAAACCGGTAATTAAAGATATCATAAGTTTATTAGCAACTAAATTTAAAAGAAAGCATAAAGGAAAGGATTAA
- a CDS encoding ERF family protein, protein MTKTKNQHTRTRMRRAVKKLGKQKGKVTDIRVNNQALVTDENQARVNFLKSLYSLRMNLSGVAKNLNGYGYKYQNFNEIIREIKNVIKSNNLDIDFLQCPTFKVVGNNTINVITTTFYSPSSGYCESFDTPIYTEEFSSLGAKNQNTLSQLVGSCITYHKRYALVGYLSIESEVDTDASSSLPELENNRERVKAFAKNNDGNTQVNISGNNVEDKNTVHTDQSKSKSNVETNKFKYYKNLLIAARNMHKFVLNKPFNSLEEINSYLKSIQVGDDSSILEYFNKNKTLKSIQYWCNLIKEYFSKSSRDPEKIEKFDIFLAFDLDKLGNSPLKLFGHLSTDKEFDCLFRTA, encoded by the coding sequence ATGACAAAAACTAAAAATCAACATACAAGAACTAGAATGCGCAGAGCAGTTAAGAAACTGGGTAAACAAAAGGGAAAAGTAACAGATATAAGAGTAAATAATCAAGCTTTAGTAACTGATGAGAATCAAGCAAGGGTAAACTTTCTAAAATCTCTATACAGTCTACGTATGAATTTAAGTGGTGTTGCTAAGAATCTTAATGGATATGGGTATAAATATCAAAATTTCAATGAGATAATCAGAGAGATAAAGAATGTTATAAAGAGTAACAATTTAGATATTGATTTCCTGCAATGTCCAACATTTAAAGTTGTGGGAAATAATACAATTAATGTTATTACAACAACATTTTACAGTCCAAGTAGTGGGTACTGTGAGTCATTTGATACTCCAATTTACACAGAAGAATTTTCTTCTCTAGGCGCCAAGAATCAAAATACTTTATCGCAACTTGTAGGTTCATGCATAACATATCATAAAAGATATGCTCTTGTAGGATACCTATCAATAGAGAGTGAAGTTGACACTGATGCTAGTTCATCATTACCCGAGCTAGAAAATAATAGAGAGAGAGTTAAAGCTTTTGCCAAAAACAATGATGGGAATACACAAGTAAATATATCAGGAAATAATGTAGAGGATAAAAACACTGTTCATACTGACCAATCTAAATCTAAGAGCAATGTAGAGACAAATAAGTTTAAGTATTATAAAAATCTACTCATAGCAGCACGTAACATGCATAAATTTGTTCTTAATAAACCATTTAACAGTTTAGAAGAGATAAATTCTTATCTTAAATCTATTCAAGTTGGAGATGATTCGAGTATACTTGAATACTTTAATAAAAATAAAACATTAAAGAGTATACAGTATTGGTGTAATTTGATAAAAGAGTATTTTAGTAAAAGTAGTAGAGACCCAGAAAAGATAGAAAAATTTGATATATTTTTAGCTTTTGATTTAGATAAGCTTGGAAATAGTCCACTGAAATTATTTGGGCACTTATCTACTGATAAGGAATTTGATTGTTTGTTTAGAACTGCATAA
- a CDS encoding YqaJ viral recombinase family protein → MTNMTKTNEQKLEVGMQQFDLYRQMVFKGFESFAYQSQENLKGKQKQLSKINKVGRKLPKIGKNEYFKFNSKVDFSMQRRALHRVGASEVGSLFMGADYLEEMFIVRILKSIGREMPFEDNLSIKKGKALENLIIDEFVKIYDKNIHILHKNKYSNGIDKYNYFKKVGKSDCLVGATIDAWFVNGEGDAELLEIKCSDSFQIQCGASEYNRIGNFLDNKYFFKYYVQVQMQLLCTGLKKGNLFFLYWWRYYKLCY, encoded by the coding sequence ATGACAAATATGACAAAAACAAATGAACAAAAATTAGAGGTGGGGATGCAACAATTTGATTTGTACAGGCAAATGGTATTTAAGGGTTTTGAATCTTTTGCATATCAAAGTCAAGAAAATCTTAAAGGTAAACAAAAACAGTTAAGTAAAATAAATAAGGTAGGACGTAAATTACCAAAAATTGGTAAGAATGAGTATTTCAAGTTTAATAGTAAGGTTGACTTTAGTATGCAAAGAAGAGCTTTACACAGGGTAGGAGCTAGTGAAGTTGGTAGTCTGTTTATGGGAGCTGATTATTTAGAAGAGATGTTTATCGTAAGAATTCTTAAATCTATAGGAAGGGAAATGCCTTTTGAAGATAATTTGAGTATTAAAAAAGGAAAGGCTTTAGAGAATTTAATAATTGACGAATTTGTAAAAATTTATGATAAGAATATTCATATATTACATAAAAATAAATATTCAAACGGTATTGATAAATATAATTACTTTAAAAAAGTTGGTAAGAGTGATTGTTTAGTTGGTGCTACAATTGATGCTTGGTTTGTTAACGGGGAAGGTGATGCTGAACTTTTAGAGATAAAATGCAGCGATTCATTTCAAATACAATGCGGTGCTTCTGAATATAATAGAATTGGTAATTTTCTAGATAATAAATATTTCTTTAAGTATTACGTACAAGTACAGATGCAACTCTTATGTACAGGATTAAAAAAAGGAAACTTATTCTTTTTATATTGGTGGAGATACTACAAACTGTGTTATTGA
- a CDS encoding BlyB family putative holin accessory protein — MNLTTAKLSIDILNKFTELLKQDSNTNTQKYINIFSKVVNYFYSMYRDNLIKREQAESTKILSQFDDILRINLEIIDSSNEHLSKENTKRIASLRLKRNKLMEAYINKLKEEDRNNE; from the coding sequence TTGAATTTAACTACTGCAAAATTAAGTATAGATATACTAAACAAATTTACGGAACTGCTAAAACAAGACTCAAATACCAACACACAAAAATACATTAATATCTTTAGCAAAGTAGTAAATTACTTTTATTCTATGTACAGGGATAATTTAATTAAAAGGGAACAAGCTGAAAGCACGAAAATACTATCTCAATTTGATGACATTTTAAGAATTAATTTAGAGATAATAGATAGTTCTAATGAACATTTAAGTAAAGAGAATACAAAACGCATTGCTTCACTACGTTTAAAGAGAAATAAGCTTATGGAAGCTTATATTAATAAGCTTAAAGAAGAGGACAGAAATAATGAATAG
- the bdr gene encoding Bdr family repetitive protein has product MGLAQRVITQQMVIAELTKAGIKRDIAIDLSYRYYRNELTYKDIEFLKENFDIKLKHLEDGISSVKDELNTKIDTKFNELDKKIDTVESNFNLKLDKKLKLSLQSEIQRVENNLNTKIRY; this is encoded by the coding sequence ATGGGACTTGCTCAACGAGTTATTACACAGCAAATGGTTATAGCTGAACTTACTAAAGCCGGTATTAAGAGAGATATTGCTATTGATCTGTCTTATAGGTATTATCGTAATGAGCTGACTTATAAAGACATTGAATTCTTAAAAGAAAACTTTGATATAAAATTGAAACACTTAGAAGATGGGATTAGTAGTGTTAAGGATGAGCTTAACACCAAAATAGATACTAAATTTAATGAACTCGATAAAAAAATAGACACCGTTGAGAGTAACTTTAACCTTAAGCTAGATAAAAAGTTGAAGCTCTCGTTACAATCTGAGATTCAAAGGGTTGAGAACAATCTTAACACTAAAATCAGATACTAA
- a CDS encoding plasmid maintenance protein, with protein MGNKQAIKLDTQCHNKYQHKLIVAISTIDYINNKHKKYTQSNLLYYFNGNLKRNGHKETTLKTLQKYLYKLEKVFKVTINYHKHLGVNMGTEVHYKLKYSKKECHLIINKHFRDKKKKDTKTV; from the coding sequence ATGGGGAATAAACAAGCTATAAAGCTTGATACACAATGCCACAATAAATACCAACACAAACTAATAGTAGCAATATCAACAATTGATTATATCAATAATAAACATAAAAAATACACACAAAGCAATCTACTTTACTACTTTAATGGAAACTTAAAACGCAATGGTCATAAAGAAACTACTCTTAAAACACTTCAAAAATATCTTTATAAATTAGAAAAAGTATTTAAAGTAACAATTAATTATCACAAACACTTGGGTGTTAACATGGGAACTGAAGTTCATTACAAACTTAAATACTCTAAAAAAGAATGTCACCTTATAATCAATAAACACTTTAGAGATAAAAAGAAGAAAGACACAAAAACCGTGTAA
- a CDS encoding single-stranded DNA-binding protein: MSGRLTRNCEVIYTSNSFPILKFTLANNRGVKKNNCVTRQAQFFDCVIFGARAESLAALLKRGVQVVLSGALSYSSWNDKRTGEGKSKYSILVNDICVLNSSM; encoded by the coding sequence ATGTCTGGTCGTTTAACAAGAAACTGTGAGGTTATTTATACTAGTAATAGTTTTCCTATATTAAAATTTACACTAGCTAATAATAGAGGTGTAAAGAAGAATAACTGTGTGACAAGACAGGCTCAATTTTTTGACTGTGTGATTTTTGGAGCTAGAGCTGAGAGTCTTGCTGCTTTACTTAAACGAGGGGTTCAAGTTGTACTTAGTGGAGCCCTATCTTATTCAAGTTGGAATGATAAGCGTACAGGTGAGGGTAAGAGTAAATACAGTATTTTGGTAAATGATATTTGCGTCTTAAACTCATCAATGTAA